One genomic region from Isachenkonia alkalipeptolytica encodes:
- a CDS encoding electron transfer flavoprotein subunit beta/FixA family protein yields MKIICLVKFIPDVENIQFDQKKNILMREKAKLKLNPDDEIALAAALKVKEAAPETNVEIVTMGPEGVSRKFQDLLRRDVDRGTLISDPLYVGSDTYATSRIIGEFLKTRRADCIFTGTHSLDGDTSHVPGQIAEILDIPQMNNVITVNIEQLLQGKGLLEVNSEGDILQFQMKLPGIISFEKSREYKMPYIRYEDFQRDVRDKMEVLTNQDLQLTEEEVGLSGSLTEVSRTFMKTMGKKENITVKNDEEGIERVYQFLKEKEYI; encoded by the coding sequence ATGAAGATAATATGTTTGGTAAAATTCATTCCCGATGTGGAAAACATTCAATTTGATCAAAAGAAAAATATATTGATGCGGGAAAAGGCGAAGCTTAAGCTGAATCCCGACGATGAAATCGCCCTGGCGGCGGCGCTGAAAGTAAAGGAGGCGGCCCCGGAAACCAATGTGGAAATTGTAACCATGGGACCGGAAGGGGTCAGCCGAAAGTTTCAGGATCTTCTAAGAAGAGATGTGGACCGGGGAACCTTGATCAGTGATCCCTTATATGTGGGAAGCGACACCTATGCCACCAGTCGGATTATCGGAGAGTTTTTAAAGACCCGAAGGGCGGACTGTATTTTCACCGGAACCCATTCCTTAGACGGGGACACCTCCCATGTGCCGGGACAAATCGCCGAGATTTTAGACATCCCACAGATGAATAATGTGATCACCGTAAATATCGAGCAGCTGCTTCAAGGGAAGGGCCTCCTAGAGGTGAACAGCGAAGGGGACATACTGCAGTTTCAGATGAAGCTTCCGGGAATCATCAGCTTTGAAAAAAGCCGGGAGTATAAGATGCCCTACATTCGCTACGAGGATTTTCAGCGGGATGTCCGAGATAAAATGGAGGTTCTCACCAATCAGGATCTGCAGCTGACAGAAGAGGAAGTGGGGCTTTCCGGATCCCTCACCGAGGTATCAAGAACCTTTATGAAAACTATGGGGAAAAAGGAAAACATCACGGTGAAAAATGACGAGGAAGGCATTGAACGGGTTTATCAATTCTTAAAGGAAAAGGAATATATCTAA
- a CDS encoding FAD-binding oxidoreductase, giving the protein METKDLLKDLEEILTAEQINTDEEDLYDASADRYKKYAKVRRVLDVPKPKGIVYPNSTEEVKKLLMYCNENNINVIPRSGKTATEGGLENWKENSIVIDAKNLNKTVKIDEYNMQATVQAGVVLGELEEELRKKGLTTGHSPQSKPVAKMGGLVATRSIGQLSTLYGGIEDMVVGLECVFPDGHISRVKNVSRRAGGPDIRHIVIGNEGALCYITEVTVKLFKYFPDNNEFHGFLVKDMDTGIKILREVMVNGYRPSVARCYSEEDAKQHFYHFYKDRCVVIFMAEGNKGLVEATGKGIETAAEKFNEGIVEKVDSDLLEEWFENLNWSQQDIDDEYEGMLENDSHTGFTTEVSGDWETIPKIYHNVIKRIKEEYHRVEDLTMLGGHSSHSYINGTNMYFVYNYEIHCAPEDEMRVYHHPLQRIIVEETLKLGGSMCHHHGIGKFRNEWTKEEHGSAYYMLEKLKETFDPNNIMNFGTIYPQKEGEKYQK; this is encoded by the coding sequence ATGGAAACGAAGGACTTACTGAAAGATTTAGAAGAAATACTGACGGCGGAGCAGATCAACACCGATGAGGAGGATCTCTACGACGCTTCGGCGGACCGCTACAAAAAATATGCGAAGGTGCGACGGGTGCTGGATGTGCCTAAACCCAAGGGCATCGTGTATCCGAACTCCACCGAGGAAGTCAAGAAACTCTTAATGTATTGCAATGAAAACAACATCAATGTGATCCCCCGTTCAGGAAAAACCGCCACAGAGGGCGGCCTGGAAAACTGGAAGGAAAATAGCATCGTGATCGATGCCAAAAATCTCAACAAGACCGTAAAAATCGATGAATACAATATGCAGGCCACGGTGCAAGCCGGTGTGGTACTGGGAGAATTGGAAGAGGAGCTTCGGAAAAAAGGCCTCACCACGGGACATTCCCCGCAGTCTAAACCCGTAGCAAAAATGGGGGGCTTGGTGGCTACACGAAGCATCGGTCAACTATCGACTCTTTATGGCGGCATTGAGGACATGGTGGTAGGACTGGAGTGCGTATTCCCCGACGGTCACATTTCAAGGGTTAAAAACGTCAGCCGTCGCGCGGGAGGGCCGGATATCCGCCACATCGTCATCGGGAATGAAGGTGCTCTTTGCTACATCACAGAAGTTACCGTGAAACTATTTAAATACTTCCCGGACAATAACGAATTCCACGGCTTTTTAGTTAAGGATATGGATACGGGGATTAAAATCCTCCGGGAAGTGATGGTCAACGGCTATCGACCTTCCGTTGCCCGGTGCTATTCGGAAGAGGATGCAAAGCAGCATTTCTATCATTTTTATAAGGACCGCTGCGTCGTGATTTTCATGGCGGAGGGCAACAAAGGCCTCGTGGAAGCCACAGGAAAAGGCATCGAGACCGCGGCGGAGAAGTTTAATGAGGGCATTGTGGAGAAAGTGGACAGTGATCTCTTGGAAGAGTGGTTTGAGAACTTAAACTGGTCCCAACAGGATATCGACGATGAGTACGAAGGCATGTTGGAAAATGACAGCCATACCGGATTCACCACCGAGGTCTCCGGAGACTGGGAAACCATTCCAAAGATCTATCATAACGTAATCAAACGCATCAAAGAGGAGTATCACCGGGTGGAGGATTTGACCATGCTGGGAGGCCACTCGTCCCACAGCTATATCAACGGTACCAACATGTACTTCGTTTACAACTACGAAATTCACTGCGCCCCGGAGGATGAAATGCGGGTTTACCATCACCCCCTACAACGGATCATCGTAGAGGAAACCTTAAAGCTTGGGGGATCCATGTGCCATCACCACGGAATCGGAAAGTTTAGAAATGAATGGACCAAGGAGGAGCACGGATCCGCCTACTATATGCTGGAAAAACTGAAGGAGACCTTTGATCCCAACAACATCATGAACTTCGGGACGATTTATCCTCAAAAAGAAGGGGAAAAATATCAGAAGTAG
- a CDS encoding MurR/RpiR family transcriptional regulator translates to MIRIDFSKLNPLEKEIHESLKAAALHRSSITIGDAAELCGCSISKISKFVKKLGFANYKQYMQFLYEKELSPRDTTGELERLHRFLEDFDPALVTAFIEEMEKYPKILFFGHGPSYLAAEYFEYKLRFSTGKYVNALSEEFMAENLLDSDTLLVILTTTGAFRPFKDLYQSAKAQGAKVLILAEEYNQSLLETSDQLIWLSKHAQPRELKPHEKSRTVFYIFIEEVAAALGREKE, encoded by the coding sequence ATGATCCGAATTGATTTTAGCAAACTGAATCCCCTGGAAAAAGAAATCCACGAAAGCCTGAAAGCCGCAGCCCTTCACCGATCCTCCATCACCATCGGCGACGCCGCCGAGCTTTGCGGCTGTTCCATTTCGAAAATCTCCAAGTTCGTAAAAAAACTGGGTTTTGCCAACTATAAACAATATATGCAGTTTCTTTATGAAAAGGAGCTTTCCCCGAGGGATACCACCGGTGAATTGGAAAGGCTCCATCGGTTCCTGGAGGATTTTGATCCCGCCTTGGTAACCGCCTTTATCGAAGAGATGGAAAAGTACCCGAAGATCCTTTTTTTCGGCCACGGGCCTTCCTATCTGGCGGCGGAGTACTTCGAGTACAAACTTCGCTTTTCCACGGGTAAATACGTCAATGCCCTGTCCGAAGAATTCATGGCGGAAAACCTGCTGGATTCCGATACCTTGTTGGTGATCCTCACAACCACCGGGGCCTTTCGCCCCTTTAAAGACCTGTACCAATCAGCGAAGGCCCAAGGAGCCAAGGTCCTGATTCTCGCCGAGGAGTACAACCAATCCCTGCTGGAGACTTCAGACCAGCTGATCTGGCTGTCGAAACACGCTCAGCCCCGGGAGTTAAAGCCCCATGAAAAATCCCGGACGGTGTTTTACATTTTCATCGAAGAAGTGGCGGCGGCCCTGGGAAGAGAAAAAGAATAG